A window of Sphingobacterium sp. SRCM116780 contains these coding sequences:
- a CDS encoding protein-disulfide reductase DsbD family protein translates to MKSLIVKLLLLIGLILPVFSYAQEPDTLQNVDELEFVDGSVMEEASSADTVIGVKADTAAVVKKAESIIKGEENKETSLFGIFLGGLLGGFAALLMPCIFPMLPLTVSFFTKGNQNRSKAFGRASFYGISIIVIYVILGLAVTLIFGSDALNSLSTNGIFNFFFFLMLLAFGASFLGAFEISLPSSWVNKMDEKSDKGGWAGIFFMAATLALVSFSCTGPIIGTLLVQAATSGALLGPAIGMFGFSLALAIPFALFALFPSAMKAMPKSGGWLNSVKVVLGFLELAFALKFLSNVDLAYHWNWFDREIFLSLWIVIFGLMGLYLLGKIKFAHDSNLAHLSVVRTFFAIVVLSFTVYMIPGLWGAPLKSISAFLPPQSTQDFDLNQASLGSATHNVDVSSRKYANLFHAPLGLNVFFDYKEGMEYAQKNHKMVMIDFTGHACVNCRKMEANVWTDPDVRSVLNNDIVIIQLYVDDRTELAIEDQQKTADGKTLKTIGSKWSYLQAHQFESNSQPFYVLMDPLKEKVLIKPQGADYEANSYLVYLKEGLKVFKNIQ, encoded by the coding sequence ATGAAAAGTTTAATCGTAAAATTATTGCTTTTGATAGGGCTTATATTACCTGTTTTTTCCTATGCTCAAGAACCCGACACATTACAGAATGTAGATGAGTTAGAGTTTGTTGATGGAAGTGTTATGGAAGAAGCTTCTTCTGCGGATACTGTCATTGGAGTAAAAGCAGATACAGCTGCGGTAGTTAAGAAAGCGGAGTCTATAATAAAAGGGGAAGAGAACAAAGAAACGTCTCTTTTTGGCATATTTTTAGGCGGGTTGTTAGGTGGGTTTGCAGCTTTATTAATGCCTTGTATTTTTCCGATGTTACCGCTTACTGTCAGTTTTTTTACCAAGGGTAATCAAAATAGATCAAAAGCTTTTGGACGAGCTTCGTTTTATGGAATCTCTATTATTGTCATTTATGTGATATTAGGACTCGCAGTGACACTAATCTTTGGTTCAGATGCTCTTAATTCATTATCTACGAATGGTATTTTTAACTTCTTTTTCTTTTTGATGTTGTTAGCTTTTGGAGCTTCATTTTTAGGAGCGTTTGAAATCAGCCTCCCAAGCTCTTGGGTAAATAAGATGGATGAAAAGTCCGATAAAGGGGGATGGGCAGGCATCTTTTTTATGGCTGCAACTTTAGCCCTAGTTTCGTTTTCTTGTACAGGACCTATCATTGGTACTCTTTTGGTACAAGCGGCAACCAGTGGCGCTTTATTAGGCCCTGCTATTGGTATGTTTGGTTTTTCTCTGGCTTTAGCCATACCATTCGCATTATTTGCGCTGTTTCCTAGTGCAATGAAAGCAATGCCAAAATCTGGTGGTTGGCTGAATAGTGTAAAAGTAGTGTTGGGTTTCTTAGAACTAGCTTTTGCATTAAAATTTCTATCCAATGTTGATTTGGCATATCATTGGAATTGGTTTGACAGGGAAATATTTTTGAGTTTATGGATTGTCATATTCGGATTGATGGGACTTTACTTGTTGGGTAAAATCAAATTTGCTCATGATAGTAACTTAGCACATTTGTCTGTTGTTAGAACCTTTTTTGCGATTGTAGTCTTATCTTTTACCGTTTATATGATTCCTGGATTATGGGGAGCACCATTAAAATCAATATCTGCCTTTTTACCACCACAAAGTACACAAGACTTTGATTTGAATCAAGCTTCTTTAGGAAGTGCTACGCATAATGTCGATGTTTCAAGTCGTAAATATGCAAATTTATTTCATGCGCCTTTAGGATTGAATGTATTTTTTGATTACAAGGAAGGAATGGAATATGCTCAAAAAAATCATAAAATGGTGATGATTGATTTTACTGGACATGCATGTGTGAATTGTCGGAAAATGGAAGCCAATGTATGGACAGATCCTGATGTACGATCTGTTTTAAACAATGATATTGTCATTATTCAATTATATGTTGATGACCGAACGGAATTGGCGATTGAAGATCAGCAAAAGACAGCTGATGGTAAAACCTTAAAAACAATTGGAAGCAAATGGAGCTATTTGCAAGCACATCAGTTTGAATCGAATTCACAG